The Corallococcus exiguus genome has a segment encoding these proteins:
- a CDS encoding SDR family NAD(P)-dependent oxidoreductase, with the protein MDTGLQGKGVLVTGGAGGIGSALVRAFAGEGSKVAVHYHRSQEKAAALAREVGGAAVRADLTVEADVDALVPQAVKDLGRLDVLVCNTGVYPAPDEPLWRMSLERWRRTLAQNLDSVFLSCRAFLRHVETTGTGTIVIISSTAGLFGEAGHTDYAAAKGALAAGFVKSLKNELHRIAPMGRVNVVCPGWTEVDRNRDKLGDPKFVGRVTRTMPLRKVGQPEDVARVVVTLASDRISGHVTGEVVTVAGGMEGRVLHED; encoded by the coding sequence ATGGACACGGGACTGCAGGGCAAGGGCGTGCTGGTGACGGGCGGCGCGGGCGGCATCGGCTCCGCGCTGGTGCGGGCGTTCGCGGGCGAGGGCTCGAAGGTCGCGGTGCACTACCATCGCAGCCAGGAGAAGGCGGCGGCGCTCGCGCGCGAGGTGGGCGGCGCGGCCGTGCGCGCGGACCTCACGGTGGAGGCGGACGTGGACGCGCTGGTGCCCCAGGCGGTGAAGGACCTGGGCCGGCTGGACGTGCTGGTGTGCAACACCGGTGTGTATCCCGCGCCCGATGAGCCGCTGTGGCGGATGTCGCTGGAGCGCTGGCGGCGCACGCTGGCGCAGAACCTGGACAGCGTGTTCTTGAGCTGCCGCGCGTTCCTGCGCCACGTGGAGACCACGGGCACGGGCACCATCGTCATCATCAGCTCCACGGCGGGCCTCTTCGGTGAGGCGGGCCACACGGACTACGCGGCGGCGAAGGGCGCGCTGGCGGCGGGCTTCGTGAAGAGCCTGAAGAACGAACTGCACCGCATCGCGCCCATGGGCCGCGTCAACGTGGTGTGCCCGGGCTGGACGGAAGTGGATCGCAACCGCGACAAGCTGGGTGACCCGAAGTTCGTCGGCCGCGTCACGCGGACGATGCCGTTGCGCAAGGTGGGGCAGCCGGAGGACGTGGCGCGCGTCGTGGTGACGCTTGCGTCGGATCGCATCTCCGGACACGTGACGGGCGAGGTCGTCACCGTGGCCGGGGGCATGGAAGGACGGGTGCTGCATGAAGACTGA
- a CDS encoding class I SAM-dependent methyltransferase, whose amino-acid sequence MKTDLDVRTYNREAWNGEVGRGNRWTLPVAPEVIAAARRGDWSVVLTPTKPVPRAWFGDLKGKDVLGLASAGGQQCPVLAAAGANVTVFDNSPAQLAQDRNVAEREGLTLQYVEGDMRDLSAFADGSFDLIFHPCSNCFAEEILPVWREAFRVLRPGGVLLSGICNPVRYLFDPVDEEKGVMRLKYTMPYSDFTSLTVEERRRYTDKDEPMVVGHSLEEQLGGQMEAGFVLTNLFEDKYEGGKDLLSTFLPTFMATRALKPESRS is encoded by the coding sequence ATGAAGACTGACCTGGACGTGCGGACGTACAACCGCGAGGCGTGGAACGGCGAGGTGGGACGCGGCAACCGATGGACGCTGCCGGTGGCTCCGGAGGTCATCGCCGCCGCGCGACGGGGCGACTGGAGCGTGGTGCTCACCCCGACGAAGCCCGTGCCTCGCGCGTGGTTCGGGGACCTGAAGGGCAAGGACGTGCTGGGCCTGGCGAGCGCGGGCGGCCAGCAGTGTCCGGTGCTCGCGGCGGCGGGCGCGAACGTCACCGTGTTCGACAACTCGCCCGCGCAGCTGGCGCAGGACCGCAACGTGGCCGAGCGCGAGGGACTCACCCTCCAGTACGTGGAGGGCGACATGCGCGACCTGTCCGCGTTCGCCGACGGGAGCTTCGACCTCATCTTCCACCCGTGCTCCAACTGCTTCGCGGAGGAGATTCTCCCGGTGTGGCGCGAGGCCTTCCGCGTGCTGCGTCCTGGGGGCGTGCTCCTGTCGGGCATCTGCAACCCGGTGCGCTACCTCTTCGACCCGGTGGACGAGGAGAAGGGCGTGATGCGGCTCAAGTACACGATGCCGTACTCGGACTTCACCAGCCTCACCGTCGAGGAGCGCCGCCGCTACACCGACAAGGATGAGCCCATGGTCGTGGGCCATTCGCTGGAGGAGCAGCTGGGCGGACAGATGGAGGCGGGCTTCGTGCTCACGAACCTGTTCGAGGACAAGTACGAAGGGGGAAAGGACCTGCTCTCCACGTTCCTGCCCACCTTCATGGCCACGCGTGCCCTGAAGCCTGAATCGCGTTCGTGA
- a CDS encoding LysM peptidoglycan-binding domain-containing protein: MALQNDYQDVLDVAKNVGAKVEAREENGKLVIKGTVDHAFDRDRMWDQIKAKHPKWNDEIMVMLTVTHEEPYGVHTVKSGDTLSKLAKDIYGDMKLYTKIFEANKDQLKDPDHIKVGQVLKLPPKTIANRA; encoded by the coding sequence ATGGCCTTGCAGAACGACTACCAGGACGTGCTGGACGTGGCGAAGAACGTGGGCGCGAAGGTCGAAGCGCGCGAGGAGAACGGCAAGCTCGTCATCAAGGGCACCGTCGACCACGCCTTCGACCGCGATCGCATGTGGGATCAGATCAAGGCGAAGCACCCGAAGTGGAACGATGAAATCATGGTCATGCTCACCGTGACCCACGAGGAGCCCTACGGCGTGCACACCGTGAAGTCCGGCGACACGCTCAGCAAGCTGGCCAAGGACATCTACGGGGACATGAAGCTGTACACGAAGATCTTCGAGGCCAACAAGGATCAGCTCAAGGACCCGGACCACATCAAGGTGGGCCAGGTGCTCAAGCTGCCGCCGAAGACCATCGCCAACCGCGCCTGA